The following are from one region of the Anaeropeptidivorans aminofermentans genome:
- the opp4C gene encoding oligopeptide ABC transporter permease — MDTFNKEGSDIKELVMEAHDPGQKTDIKTDSLLKLVVKRFMRHKLALGGLCFVFIIVLTAIFAPFVAPFDPYEMMTDHPFMGEPTSKYLLGTDPLGRDVLSRLIYASRVSLLIGVGSTAISVTIGVTFGLISGYFGGWLDMIFMRMGDILMSFPRMLLIMVMVSILSGGGLMTLITVMGFLGWPQVSRLVRGSVLSVKKMDYVRAGISMGFSSSRIIISHILPNVAAPIIVNATFSIARAMITEASLSFLGMGVQPPTASWGNMLNNTQSLTVLLNTPSLWVYPGLMIMLTVMSFNFIGDGLRDALDPNIKE; from the coding sequence ATGGATACATTTAATAAAGAGGGTTCCGATATAAAAGAACTCGTTATGGAAGCACACGACCCCGGCCAAAAGACCGATATAAAAACAGACAGCCTTTTAAAGCTTGTTGTAAAAAGATTTATGCGGCACAAATTGGCGTTAGGAGGTCTTTGTTTTGTTTTTATTATAGTGCTTACAGCAATTTTCGCACCCTTCGTTGCACCTTTTGACCCTTATGAAATGATGACCGATCATCCCTTTATGGGAGAACCTACGTCAAAATATCTTTTAGGCACGGATCCCCTGGGGCGCGACGTATTAAGCAGGCTTATTTACGCTTCCCGGGTATCTCTTCTGATAGGCGTAGGCTCAACAGCAATCAGCGTAACCATAGGCGTTACCTTCGGCTTAATAAGCGGCTATTTCGGGGGCTGGCTGGATATGATATTCATGCGTATGGGGGATATACTTATGTCGTTTCCCCGTATGCTTCTGATTATGGTTATGGTGAGTATTTTAAGCGGCGGCGGCCTTATGACGCTTATTACAGTAATGGGATTTTTAGGTTGGCCGCAGGTTTCAAGGCTTGTAAGAGGCTCCGTTCTTTCAGTAAAGAAGATGGATTATGTGCGGGCGGGAATTTCCATGGGTTTTAGCAGTTCTCGTATCATTATATCTCATATATTACCCAACGTTGCCGCGCCCATTATAGTAAATGCTACATTCAGCATAGCAAGGGCCATGATAACAGAAGCCTCCTTAAGCTTTTTAGGCATGGGGGTTCAGCCGCCGACGGCAAGCTGGGGCAATATGCTTAACAATACACAATCGTTGACTGTTTTGCTCAATACGCCTTCTTTATGGGTTTATCCCGGGCTTATGATTATGCTTACCGTAATGTCATTTAATTTTATCGGCGATGGTCTCCGCGATGCGCTTGATCCAAATATTAAAGAATAA
- a CDS encoding ABC transporter permease yields the protein MFQYIVRRILISIPVLLGVTIICFLIINLAPGDPVDMMMDPNTPKEIQEATREKLGLNQPIYIRYFQWLMNLKDGNFGYSYKTYQPVKDMIAQRILPTIQLMGVSLLAGLMIALPLGVLSAVKQYSWIDYISTTFSFLGISVPSFFFGLLAIYIFSLKLGWLPSSGTMSLGSEKTLIDSIRHMALPVTVLSLSTAGQFIRYVRSSVLEVLGKDYLRTARAKGLSEAFVIGKHSFRNAVIPIITMLGLEIPGLFGGAIITEQLFSWPGIGQLAVGAISGRDYPVLMAVNFITAFLVLASGLLADVLYSVFDPRIKY from the coding sequence ATGTTTCAGTATATCGTGCGCAGGATATTGATTTCCATACCTGTGCTTTTAGGCGTAACAATTATTTGCTTTTTAATCATCAATCTGGCACCGGGAGATCCCGTAGATATGATGATGGACCCTAATACGCCAAAGGAAATTCAGGAGGCAACCCGAGAAAAGCTGGGATTAAATCAACCGATTTATATCCGCTATTTTCAATGGCTTATGAATCTTAAAGACGGAAACTTCGGATATTCCTACAAAACCTATCAACCTGTAAAAGATATGATCGCCCAAAGAATCCTTCCCACAATTCAGCTTATGGGAGTTTCCCTTCTGGCGGGGCTTATGATTGCGCTGCCCCTTGGCGTATTAAGCGCCGTTAAGCAATATTCATGGATAGATTATATTTCCACCACATTCTCTTTTTTAGGCATTTCTGTTCCCTCATTCTTTTTCGGTCTTCTGGCAATTTATATTTTTTCTTTAAAGCTGGGATGGCTTCCTTCCAGCGGAACGATGTCTCTGGGTTCCGAAAAAACATTAATCGACAGTATACGGCATATGGCACTGCCTGTTACGGTTTTGAGCCTTAGTACGGCGGGGCAGTTTATCCGTTACGTTCGCTCAAGTGTGCTTGAGGTGCTTGGAAAGGATTATCTTCGCACCGCAAGGGCAAAGGGTCTTTCCGAAGCCTTTGTAATAGGGAAGCATTCCTTTAGAAATGCCGTTATTCCAATTATTACGATGCTCGGCCTGGAGATACCCGGACTTTTCGGAGGAGCGATTATAACCGAACAGCTTTTTTCATGGCCGGGAATAGGCCAATTGGCCGTGGGTGCTATTTCCGGAAGAGATTATCCTGTTTTAATGGCCGTTAATTTCATTACCGCTTTTTTAGTGCTGGCATCAGGCCTGCTGGCAGATGTCCTTTATTCTGTTTTTGATCCGCGCATAAAATATTGA
- a CDS encoding ABC transporter ATP-binding protein: MLDVKKPEEYSEQIEIIQKSQESKPLLELKDVKSYYPIKKGIISRMVGYIKAVDGVSLSVYPGESLGLVGESGCGKSTLGRSVLNIDFDAEISGSIKFSGGNISGMKGKKALSMRRQIQMIFQDPFSSLPPRKRVIDIISEPLKVHHLCPENKIDMKVESLLASVGLLPEHKNRYPNEFSGGQRQRIGIARALALDPKMIICDEPVSALDVSIQAQILNLLKDLQAEFNLTFLFIAHGLGAVKYVSNRIAVMYMGKIVEIASTKDIFSSPYHPYTRALLSAYPVHNPHLRGQKRIVLSGDVPSSINPPEACRFASRCPIASERCYKEMPLLSSVSPNPSDSHQVACFKPQPYYNGHYYNI, encoded by the coding sequence ATGCTTGATGTAAAAAAGCCTGAAGAATATTCAGAGCAAATTGAAATAATACAAAAAAGCCAAGAATCGAAGCCGTTATTGGAGCTTAAGGATGTAAAATCCTATTATCCCATAAAGAAAGGAATTATTTCCCGTATGGTAGGATACATAAAGGCTGTAGATGGGGTAAGCCTTTCGGTTTATCCGGGGGAATCCCTTGGGCTCGTAGGAGAATCCGGCTGCGGAAAATCCACCTTGGGGCGTAGCGTGCTTAATATTGACTTTGACGCCGAAATAAGCGGTTCCATTAAGTTTTCCGGTGGAAACATTTCCGGGATGAAAGGGAAAAAGGCCTTAAGCATGCGCCGCCAAATACAGATGATTTTTCAGGACCCCTTCTCCTCTCTGCCTCCCCGCAAGCGGGTTATAGATATTATATCGGAACCTTTGAAAGTACATCACTTATGTCCCGAAAATAAGATAGACATGAAGGTTGAAAGCCTCCTTGCATCGGTAGGGCTCTTGCCGGAGCATAAAAACCGCTATCCCAATGAATTTTCAGGGGGCCAGCGTCAGCGTATCGGAATAGCCCGGGCCCTAGCTCTCGACCCGAAGATGATTATATGCGATGAGCCCGTATCGGCCCTTGACGTATCGATTCAGGCCCAAATACTGAACCTTTTAAAGGACTTGCAGGCGGAATTTAATCTTACTTTTCTTTTTATTGCCCACGGACTCGGCGCGGTAAAATATGTAAGCAACCGCATAGCCGTTATGTATATGGGAAAAATTGTTGAGATTGCTTCAACCAAGGATATTTTCAGCTCCCCTTACCACCCTTATACAAGGGCCCTGCTAAGTGCTTATCCCGTTCACAATCCTCATCTTAGAGGACAAAAAAGGATTGTTTTATCAGGGGATGTGCCAAGCTCTATTAACCCTCCCGAAGCATGCCGTTTCGCATCGCGCTGCCCTATAGCATCAGAACGCTGCTATAAGGAAATGCCCCTGTTATCTTCTGTAAGCCCTAATCCATCTGATAGCCATCAGGTAGCCTGCTTTAAGCCCCAGCCCTACTACAATGGCCATTATTATAATATTTAA
- a CDS encoding ABC transporter ATP-binding protein — translation MVKEDTLLEVENLKVSFKSDKKELTVIDGVSFDIEKGKTLGMAGESGCGKSVTSMALMGLLGKKGKIRGGEVRFKGEDLLKKNNAQMRRIRGDSIAMIFQEAMTSLNPVFTIGGQLTEAIRIHRNLSAAEAKLRVLHMLTEVGIPHPDTIFKSYPHMLSGGMQQRVMIAMAMLCHPELLIADEPTTALDVTIQAQILSLMKKFQIDTGTSILLITHDLGVLAEMADRVIIMYAGQIVEEADVFSLFDRPMHPYTQGLMDSVPHVWAEENKRLSSIKGSVPPLTDMPKGCRFHNRCAFCRDKCKIQTPPLLEIRKGHFVRCFKSQWEEKEGPPNA, via the coding sequence ATGGTCAAAGAAGATACTCTTTTGGAAGTGGAAAATCTTAAAGTTAGCTTTAAATCAGATAAAAAAGAGCTTACAGTCATTGACGGCGTAAGCTTTGATATAGAAAAGGGAAAAACTCTGGGGATGGCCGGAGAATCAGGCTGCGGGAAAAGCGTAACCTCTATGGCCCTTATGGGCCTTCTCGGTAAAAAGGGGAAAATCCGCGGCGGAGAAGTGCGTTTTAAAGGCGAAGATCTGCTGAAAAAAAACAATGCTCAAATGCGCCGTATCCGCGGAGACAGCATAGCCATGATATTTCAGGAAGCCATGACTTCCCTTAATCCGGTCTTTACAATTGGCGGTCAGCTTACGGAAGCTATCCGTATTCATAGGAATCTTAGCGCCGCAGAAGCCAAATTGCGCGTACTTCATATGCTTACTGAGGTCGGAATCCCCCACCCCGATACAATATTCAAAAGCTATCCCCATATGCTCTCCGGCGGTATGCAGCAGAGGGTTATGATTGCCATGGCGATGCTTTGCCATCCGGAGCTCTTGATTGCAGATGAGCCGACTACAGCCCTTGATGTAACAATTCAGGCGCAAATACTTAGTCTCATGAAAAAATTTCAAATAGACACGGGAACATCCATACTTTTGATTACCCATGATTTAGGCGTATTGGCGGAAATGGCAGATAGAGTGATCATTATGTATGCCGGTCAAATAGTAGAAGAGGCCGATGTTTTCTCCCTTTTCGACAGGCCCATGCATCCGTATACACAAGGCCTTATGGATTCCGTTCCCCACGTCTGGGCAGAAGAAAATAAAAGGCTCAGTTCAATAAAGGGAAGCGTTCCTCCTTTGACGGATATGCCTAAAGGCTGCCGCTTCCATAATCGATGCGCATTTTGCCGGGACAAATGCAAAATTCAGACTCCGCCTCTCTTAGAAATCAGGAAGGGTCATTTTGTAAGATGCTTCAAATCCCAATGGGAAGAAAAGGAGGGTCCGCCCAATGCTTGA
- a CDS encoding ABC transporter substrate-binding protein: MNFKSKKIVPVILAVLTLFITACQSSDTTQPQQSSNTPAKTEASSPKESETNRPEASPKTSTSPRVLNVGITNAASNFAAYTSFESVQWGLSSLMFDTLYKVDMDANYEKFLAESVTTDDNQTFIIKLKEALWTDNTPITSDDAIYTIYLYANPVVNSTQSQYFSVIEGLNSTGRLDEGKTDIPGIKKIDDRTFSVTTQFPVSTNYFLGNIGCNLRPLPKHIFEKFDLENLASNNFNISPDVTSGAYKLKKYEVDQYIQFVPNELYYQGAPQLDELNFKILTASNIAVQIQSGEIDFNINGIGNINIDDYDSLKDLPNAVLHVKEAVQCQLLEINTDIFEDAKVRQAISLAINRDLIVQQVLKGMGAPIYNPFSPSAKFNNDAVKPEYDKEKAKALLEEANFDFNKEYIFIVPTGNQKREQAGEVITQNLTEIGIKVVIEKYDFATSTQKAKNGDYAFFIRSTGPSEDNPISGFKGLYGTGGGNNISNISDSVLDELFEKALHEQDDSKQADIISDIQLRLQEIGSPSVGIYAESQLQAVNKRAVNIRIANSSPIIIANAFEWTVKEE, translated from the coding sequence CGAAACAAATAGGCCGGAAGCGTCTCCAAAAACATCGACTTCTCCGAGAGTGCTGAATGTGGGCATCACCAATGCAGCAAGCAATTTTGCCGCTTATACGAGTTTTGAATCCGTACAGTGGGGGCTTTCAAGCTTAATGTTTGATACCCTTTATAAGGTTGATATGGATGCCAATTACGAAAAGTTTTTGGCAGAATCTGTTACTACCGATGATAATCAAACCTTCATAATTAAATTGAAAGAGGCTCTATGGACAGATAACACCCCCATCACTTCCGACGATGCTATATACACAATTTATCTTTATGCAAATCCTGTAGTAAATTCAACCCAATCCCAGTATTTCAGCGTTATAGAGGGGCTTAACAGCACCGGAAGGCTTGACGAGGGAAAAACAGATATCCCCGGCATAAAAAAAATAGATGACCGCACCTTCTCTGTTACAACACAATTTCCTGTATCAACAAATTATTTTCTGGGCAATATAGGCTGCAACCTTCGCCCCCTTCCAAAACATATTTTTGAAAAATTCGATCTTGAAAATCTCGCTTCAAATAATTTCAATATTTCTCCCGATGTAACAAGCGGAGCTTACAAGCTCAAAAAATACGAAGTAGACCAGTACATACAATTTGTCCCCAACGAACTTTATTATCAGGGGGCTCCTCAATTAGACGAGCTGAATTTTAAAATATTAACGGCATCTAATATTGCGGTTCAGATTCAAAGCGGTGAAATCGATTTTAATATTAACGGAATAGGAAATATCAATATAGACGATTATGACAGCCTAAAGGATCTCCCCAATGCCGTACTGCACGTAAAAGAAGCGGTGCAGTGCCAGCTACTTGAAATTAACACCGATATATTCGAAGATGCAAAAGTACGTCAGGCCATTAGCCTTGCCATAAATCGGGATTTGATTGTACAGCAGGTGCTAAAGGGCATGGGCGCTCCTATTTATAATCCTTTTTCTCCAAGCGCAAAATTTAATAATGATGCTGTTAAGCCTGAATATGACAAGGAAAAGGCAAAAGCACTGTTGGAAGAGGCGAATTTCGACTTTAATAAAGAATATATATTTATTGTTCCAACGGGAAATCAGAAGCGTGAGCAGGCCGGAGAGGTTATAACTCAAAACCTCACGGAAATCGGTATTAAGGTTGTAATAGAAAAATATGATTTTGCCACATCTACTCAAAAAGCAAAAAATGGAGACTATGCATTTTTTATCCGTTCCACAGGGCCAAGTGAGGATAATCCTATAAGCGGATTCAAGGGGCTTTACGGCACAGGCGGCGGCAACAACATATCAAATATAAGCGACAGTGTATTGGATGAGCTTTTTGAAAAGGCTCTTCATGAGCAAGACGACAGCAAGCAGGCAGATATTATCAGCGATATTCAGCTTCGCCTTCAGGAAATCGGCTCCCCTTCCGTAGGCATCTATGCAGAAAGCCAATTGCAGGCTGTTAATAAACGCGCAGTAAATATAAGAATAGCCAATTCATCCCCCATTATTATAGCCAATGCCTTTGAGTGGACTGTAAAGGAGGAGTAA